A section of the Streptomyces sp. NBC_01591 genome encodes:
- a CDS encoding GNAT family N-acetyltransferase, with protein MTATPDSPASSASPASPAPSEPTPLTDGLVLREAGPADLDQIGSLLAERGDPDDALDHRLVVTDPDAGWPACAVVVDGDRVVSTATLLDEEVRIGSVHLPAGQVELVATDREYEGRGLVRALMHWAHERSAARGHVVQAMIGIPYFYRLFGYEYAIDIPPALTVHTTPPGEGEPALRAARSSDIPAMAALQNTAQSRFGVAMPHSEARWRWLLAHEASNLWVLEHADTVIATGRTTPPDDRVLLAEAAALDEASARELLRGVAGLAPDSQVRAVHRTGTVTAAAWQEFLDLEAPRQAEQYYVRIPDVAALLDRLRPLLWHRLTTAGTDHTGGDIVISTFGAHYRIPVHDDGLGQVVTGGAMQGTGAVGGAAVAPDHLPALLFGPHGIEGLTRIRPDVYAGDEELFQALFPPITADLLSYYLPY; from the coding sequence GTGACCGCGACACCCGATTCCCCCGCATCCTCCGCATCCCCCGCATCCCCCGCACCCTCCGAACCCACCCCACTGACCGACGGCCTCGTCCTGCGCGAGGCGGGGCCCGCAGATCTCGACCAGATCGGTTCCCTCCTCGCCGAACGCGGCGACCCGGACGACGCCCTCGATCACCGGCTGGTCGTCACAGATCCGGACGCCGGCTGGCCCGCCTGCGCCGTGGTCGTCGACGGCGACCGGGTCGTCTCCACCGCAACGCTCCTCGACGAAGAAGTACGCATCGGCAGCGTGCACCTGCCCGCCGGCCAGGTCGAACTGGTTGCCACCGACCGGGAATACGAAGGACGCGGGCTCGTCCGGGCACTGATGCACTGGGCCCACGAACGCTCGGCCGCCCGTGGCCATGTCGTTCAGGCGATGATCGGGATCCCGTACTTCTACCGGCTGTTCGGTTACGAGTACGCCATCGACATCCCGCCGGCGCTCACCGTGCACACCACACCGCCCGGCGAGGGAGAACCCGCACTCCGTGCCGCCCGGTCCTCCGACATCCCCGCCATGGCAGCCCTGCAGAACACGGCCCAGAGCCGGTTCGGCGTGGCCATGCCGCACTCGGAGGCACGTTGGCGATGGCTGCTGGCCCACGAGGCGAGCAACCTCTGGGTCCTCGAGCACGCCGACACCGTCATCGCCACCGGCCGCACCACGCCCCCCGACGACCGGGTACTCCTGGCCGAGGCCGCCGCACTCGACGAGGCCTCGGCACGGGAGCTGCTCCGCGGTGTCGCCGGCCTGGCCCCCGACAGCCAGGTGCGGGCCGTCCACCGGACCGGCACCGTGACCGCCGCCGCTTGGCAGGAGTTCCTCGACCTCGAAGCGCCCAGGCAGGCGGAGCAGTACTACGTCCGCATCCCGGACGTCGCTGCGCTGCTCGACCGGCTGCGGCCGTTGCTCTGGCACCGCCTCACCACAGCCGGCACGGATCACACCGGTGGCGACATCGTCATCTCCACCTTCGGCGCCCACTACCGGATCCCGGTCCATGACGACGGCCTCGGCCAGGTCGTCACCGGCGGCGCGATGCAGGGGACCGGAGCCGTGGGAGGCGCAGCAGTGGCCCCCGACCACCTGCCCGCCCTGCTGTTCGGCCCGCACGGAATCGAGGGGCTGACCCGGATCCGTCCCGACGTCTACGCGGGGGACGAGGAACTGTTCCAGGCACTCTTCCCGCCGATCACGGCCGATCTGCTCAGCTACTACCTGCCGTACTAG
- a CDS encoding serine hydrolase domain-containing protein: protein MTTSRRRAKLAVFAGAAALALMTTACDDAAKPGPSTDATKSASPTDSAKPAPSTGGTIQQRIDAVTEQGIPGVQVVISDPGRGTRTLRAGTGDTGTGKPIPDDARVRIGSNTKAFVATVVMQLVDEGRVDLNESVEHYLPGLVPGKGNDGSRVTIRDLLQHTSGLTDYVVAGGAKPEDIKPGQLRIAESEEPQQHHTPDELLKIAQSLPPGPAAKDLAVYSNTNYILLGRLVEEVTGHPAPEEITTRIIDRLGLKGTYFPRSETDIRGPHAHGYHRIGGKQVDVTDGDVSWAHTAGAMVATGADLNTFYTALLHGDLVSKDRIAEMKRTVPLNKNPKDGYGLGIVRVHNSCGKEIWGHGGGIPGFMTAGGVDPTGHAVTLTFTQVPMSKESNEAVMQAVDAALCGN from the coding sequence ATGACCACCTCACGACGTCGCGCCAAGCTGGCCGTCTTCGCCGGGGCCGCCGCGCTCGCGTTGATGACGACCGCTTGTGACGACGCCGCGAAGCCCGGCCCCTCGACCGACGCCACGAAGTCTGCGTCGCCGACCGACTCCGCAAAGCCCGCCCCGTCCACCGGCGGCACGATCCAGCAGAGGATCGACGCTGTCACCGAGCAGGGGATCCCTGGCGTACAGGTGGTGATCTCCGACCCCGGCCGCGGTACGCGCACCCTGCGCGCGGGTACGGGCGACACCGGCACGGGGAAGCCGATCCCCGACGACGCACGGGTCCGGATCGGCAGCAACACCAAGGCATTCGTGGCGACCGTAGTCATGCAACTCGTCGACGAGGGGAGGGTCGACCTGAACGAGAGCGTCGAGCACTATCTGCCGGGACTCGTACCCGGCAAGGGGAACGACGGGAGCCGGGTGACGATCCGAGACCTCCTGCAGCACACGAGCGGGTTGACGGACTACGTCGTGGCGGGCGGCGCGAAGCCGGAGGACATCAAGCCCGGGCAGCTGCGGATAGCGGAGAGCGAAGAACCCCAGCAGCACCACACGCCGGACGAGCTGTTGAAGATCGCGCAGTCCTTGCCGCCCGGCCCGGCCGCGAAGGACTTGGCCGTCTACTCGAACACGAATTACATCCTGCTCGGAAGGCTCGTCGAAGAGGTGACGGGCCACCCCGCTCCGGAGGAGATCACCACACGCATCATCGACCGGCTCGGACTGAAGGGCACGTACTTCCCGAGGTCCGAGACGGACATCCGCGGACCGCACGCCCATGGCTATCACCGGATCGGCGGGAAGCAGGTCGATGTCACCGATGGCGATGTGTCATGGGCGCACACCGCAGGCGCGATGGTTGCGACCGGCGCCGATCTCAACACGTTCTACACGGCGCTGCTGCACGGCGACCTCGTATCGAAGGACCGGATCGCCGAGATGAAGCGCACCGTGCCGCTCAACAAGAACCCGAAGGACGGGTACGGCCTCGGAATCGTCCGTGTCCACAACTCCTGCGGCAAGGAGATCTGGGGGCACGGCGGGGGAATTCCGGGATTCATGACCGCCGGCGGCGTCGACCCGACAGGCCACGCGGTGACCCTGACGTTCACTCAGGTCCCGATGAGCAAGGAGTCCAATGAGGCAGTGATGCAGGCCGTCGACGCCGCTCTGTGCGGCAACTGA
- a CDS encoding CGNR zinc finger domain-containing protein has translation MHLNPYGEDVVNLAADLANLRPTSADELADRCRAAGLVVELPVTPQDLDRTHEVLDAWEKAVDADDEHERAEMLNRMLAAAAAYPRLTDHADDGWHLHYRDDRQPLGSLLFSLISVGTALHLAGRGMHRLRRCAVTECTTIFADTSRTGRQRYCSQRCANRDAVRRHRARAAP, from the coding sequence ATGCACCTCAACCCTTACGGCGAGGATGTTGTGAACCTGGCCGCGGATCTGGCCAACCTGCGCCCTACGAGCGCCGACGAACTCGCGGACCGCTGCCGGGCTGCCGGCCTGGTGGTGGAGCTCCCGGTCACGCCACAGGACCTCGACCGGACCCATGAAGTGCTGGACGCGTGGGAGAAGGCCGTCGATGCCGACGACGAGCACGAGCGAGCCGAGATGCTCAACCGGATGCTGGCGGCGGCCGCCGCCTACCCGCGGCTGACCGACCACGCCGACGACGGCTGGCACCTGCACTACCGCGACGACCGGCAGCCGCTCGGCTCCCTGCTGTTCTCACTGATCTCCGTCGGCACCGCGCTGCACCTGGCGGGGCGGGGCATGCACCGGCTCCGGCGGTGCGCCGTGACCGAGTGCACCACGATCTTCGCCGATACTTCCCGCACCGGTCGCCAGCGCTACTGCTCCCAGCGGTGCGCCAACCGCGACGCGGTACGTAGGCACCGCGCACGAGCCGCACCATGA
- a CDS encoding GNAT family N-acetyltransferase — MRQRTGHNSDVRQAVENDIAELVRLRAMLFENLGGEFFNPAWGGDDWLDVLAVVLKEQLAADGVRILVVDGGSGLAACGIGTIEQRLPGPHLRNGRIGQVIGVVTDPAYRRLGLSRSIMQDLLGWFRESDVARVDLYASVEGEPLYRELGFTNHPDPSLYWRP, encoded by the coding sequence ATGAGACAACGCACTGGACACAACTCCGATGTACGGCAGGCGGTGGAGAACGACATCGCGGAGCTCGTACGCCTGCGGGCGATGCTTTTCGAGAATCTCGGCGGCGAATTCTTCAACCCCGCGTGGGGAGGCGACGACTGGCTGGACGTCCTGGCCGTGGTACTGAAGGAGCAGTTGGCCGCGGACGGCGTGCGAATCCTTGTCGTGGACGGCGGGAGTGGCCTCGCCGCCTGTGGCATCGGCACGATCGAGCAACGACTGCCCGGCCCGCACCTGCGCAACGGCCGGATCGGACAGGTGATCGGAGTGGTCACCGACCCGGCGTACCGGCGGCTCGGCCTCAGCCGCTCGATCATGCAGGACCTGCTCGGCTGGTTCCGGGAAAGCGACGTCGCCCGGGTCGACCTGTACGCCTCCGTAGAGGGTGAACCGCTCTATCGCGAGCTCGGTTTCACCAACCACCCCGACCCGTCGCTGTACTGGCGCCCGTGA
- a CDS encoding GNAT family N-acetyltransferase produces the protein MTSFWTGKRIRLRGIEPDDWTAFKRFAEDEERLGDLLNPPRSAESHRAWTKEQAVAKPDGDCFQLAIEAADTGETVGAVGSFQADPRSGWFEYGITIGADHRRNGYAAEAVLLLLRFMFAERRFHKCQVRIFAHNEASLALHRRLGFVEEGRLRDHVFMAGQHHDLVMMGMLADEFAQLHPMGEL, from the coding sequence ATGACCTCTTTCTGGACGGGAAAACGGATACGTCTGCGCGGTATCGAACCCGACGACTGGACCGCGTTCAAGCGCTTCGCCGAGGACGAGGAGCGGTTGGGAGACTTGCTGAACCCGCCTCGATCCGCCGAGAGCCATCGCGCCTGGACGAAGGAGCAGGCCGTCGCCAAGCCCGACGGAGACTGTTTCCAGTTGGCCATCGAAGCCGCCGACACAGGGGAGACCGTCGGGGCCGTGGGCTCGTTCCAGGCCGACCCGCGTTCGGGCTGGTTCGAGTACGGCATCACGATCGGCGCCGATCACCGGCGCAATGGCTACGCGGCGGAAGCCGTGCTGTTGCTGCTGCGCTTCATGTTCGCAGAGCGGCGGTTCCACAAGTGTCAGGTGCGGATCTTCGCACACAACGAGGCATCGCTGGCACTTCACCGTCGGCTCGGATTCGTCGAGGAGGGCCGCCTGCGCGACCATGTGTTCATGGCCGGACAGCACCACGATCTCGTCATGATGGGCATGCTCGCCGATGAGTTCGCCCAACTGCACCCGATGGGCGAGCTCTGA
- a CDS encoding GNAT family N-acetyltransferase, producing the protein MSVEVEVVREATDEMVEAITRLLPQLSRSASAPDRDSVAQLLRSDANTLLVARIEGRAVGMLTLIMFPLSSGRRGRIEDVVVDEAARGHGVGAALTEEALRLAEVAGVRTVDLTSRPSRQAANRLYERLGFQARDSKVYRFVVQP; encoded by the coding sequence ATGAGCGTCGAAGTGGAGGTCGTCCGCGAGGCGACCGATGAAATGGTCGAAGCAATCACTCGCCTGCTGCCCCAGCTTTCCCGGTCGGCCAGTGCGCCCGACCGGGACTCGGTGGCCCAGTTGTTGCGCAGTGACGCCAACACCCTGCTGGTGGCCAGGATCGAAGGCCGGGCGGTCGGCATGCTGACTCTGATCATGTTTCCGTTGTCGTCGGGCCGGCGGGGCCGCATCGAGGATGTCGTGGTCGACGAAGCGGCCCGGGGTCATGGCGTCGGAGCGGCGTTGACGGAGGAGGCACTGCGCCTCGCCGAGGTGGCTGGGGTTCGGACGGTCGACCTCACTTCACGTCCGTCCCGCCAGGCAGCGAATCGACTGTACGAACGCCTGGGATTCCAGGCCCGGGACTCCAAGGTCTACCGGTTCGTCGTCCAGCCGTAG
- a CDS encoding ATP-binding protein: protein MSDLLRAPAEIKYAEELEWLESIDDNPKPFSWRLSPKMVRLFILGSERSDGLDREISQKWYGDRSFVERSIVTLASDRGLLLIGDPGTGKSWLAELLSAAICRNSTLVVQGTAGTTEDHIKYSWNVSMVIAKGQSRDSMIPSPIMTAMESGAIGRFEELTRSTSDVQDALISILSEKYISVPELDSDSIVFAKPGFSIIATANSRDRGVNDLSSALKRRFNFVRIPVVTNKKSEVEIVRFRTEELLRRHQIELEVPPTLLDVLLQSFADLRASAAAAGSDDEKLESALSTAEQIGVLEDAVLHSNFFGERALTARTLASSLVGSLARREPEDLAILNKYLHGVVEPRSKEEGGSWPEFLEGGRDAIATLS, encoded by the coding sequence ATGTCCGACCTGTTGCGCGCCCCCGCCGAGATCAAGTACGCCGAGGAACTGGAGTGGCTCGAGTCCATCGACGACAACCCCAAGCCCTTCTCCTGGCGGCTCTCCCCGAAGATGGTCCGCCTGTTCATCCTGGGCTCCGAGCGCTCCGACGGCCTGGACCGGGAGATCTCGCAGAAGTGGTACGGCGACCGCAGTTTCGTCGAGCGTTCCATCGTCACGCTGGCCTCCGACCGCGGCCTGCTGCTCATAGGTGACCCCGGCACAGGCAAGAGCTGGCTGGCCGAGTTGCTGTCCGCCGCGATCTGCCGCAATTCCACACTGGTCGTGCAGGGGACGGCCGGCACCACCGAGGACCACATCAAGTACTCCTGGAACGTGTCGATGGTCATCGCCAAGGGCCAGTCGCGGGATTCGATGATTCCCTCGCCGATCATGACCGCGATGGAATCCGGCGCCATCGGCCGTTTCGAGGAACTCACCCGCTCCACCAGCGATGTGCAGGACGCGCTGATCTCGATCCTGTCCGAGAAGTACATCTCGGTTCCCGAACTGGACAGCGACAGCATCGTCTTCGCCAAGCCCGGCTTCTCGATCATCGCCACCGCGAACAGCCGCGACCGGGGCGTCAACGACCTGTCCTCGGCGCTCAAGCGCCGCTTCAACTTCGTCCGTATCCCGGTGGTGACGAACAAGAAGAGCGAGGTGGAGATCGTCCGCTTCCGCACCGAGGAGCTGCTGCGCCGTCACCAGATCGAACTGGAAGTCCCGCCGACGCTCCTCGACGTACTGCTGCAGAGCTTCGCCGACCTGCGTGCCTCGGCGGCCGCGGCCGGCAGCGACGACGAGAAGCTGGAGTCCGCGCTGTCCACCGCGGAGCAGATCGGTGTGCTCGAGGACGCGGTGCTGCACAGCAATTTCTTCGGCGAGCGCGCCCTGACCGCCCGTACGCTGGCTTCCTCGCTCGTCGGGTCACTGGCCCGGCGCGAGCCCGAGGACCTGGCCATCCTCAACAAGTACCTGCACGGTGTCGTCGAACCGCGCAGCAAGGAAGAGGGCGGATCCTGGCCGGAGTTCCTGGAGGGCGGCCGCGACGCGATCGCCACCCTGTCATGA
- a CDS encoding vWA domain-containing protein produces the protein MTEHTAERTAENTAPQTLQTPQSPEADSQDNRRQVLYWRLLARLFDHEEQGTLESASLAVVEDIGLPSALLDPQASVDSIVQRHPELAAEFDGLMAPDPEAADARDRAAEVRRAALVSKVLLNVFASGSGTVTAGQLARWQSDAGWLERALGCKPGELRGGRAGGGAAGPGVGPTGTGGRGTTPDLSRLIPAIGPELGTIEADLVKRMHLREVLADPRLAAQLTPSMSLIEQLLRDKNNLSGVALANAKDLIRRFVDEVAEVLRTQVEKATVGALDRSVPPKRVFRNLDLDRTIWKNLTNWSPEEERLYVDRLYYRHTVRKTTPQRLIVVVDQSGSMVDSMVNCTILASIFAGLPKVDVHLIAYDTQALDLTPWVHDPFETLLRTNLGGGTDGTVAMALAQPKIAEPRNTVVVWISDFYEWQTEPLFESMVAIHRSGAKFIPVGSVTSSGRGSVNPWFRERFKDLGTPVLSGHIRKLVNELKTFLA, from the coding sequence ATGACGGAGCACACGGCAGAACGAACGGCCGAGAACACGGCCCCGCAAACCCTTCAGACCCCGCAGAGCCCGGAGGCGGATTCCCAGGACAACCGGCGTCAGGTCCTGTACTGGCGGCTCCTCGCCCGGCTCTTCGACCACGAGGAACAGGGCACGCTGGAATCCGCGAGCCTCGCCGTGGTCGAGGACATCGGCCTGCCCTCCGCGCTGCTGGACCCACAGGCCTCCGTCGACTCGATCGTGCAGCGCCACCCGGAGCTGGCCGCCGAGTTCGACGGTCTGATGGCGCCCGACCCCGAGGCCGCCGATGCACGGGACCGGGCCGCCGAAGTACGACGGGCGGCGTTGGTCTCGAAGGTGCTGCTCAACGTCTTCGCCTCCGGCTCGGGCACGGTCACCGCCGGACAGCTGGCGCGCTGGCAGTCCGACGCAGGCTGGCTGGAGCGGGCGCTCGGCTGCAAACCCGGCGAGCTGCGCGGCGGCCGTGCCGGGGGAGGGGCCGCAGGGCCGGGCGTCGGCCCGACCGGCACCGGCGGCCGAGGCACGACCCCCGACCTCAGCCGGCTGATTCCGGCCATCGGCCCGGAACTCGGCACCATCGAAGCCGATCTCGTCAAGCGGATGCACCTGCGCGAAGTGCTGGCAGACCCCAGGCTCGCCGCGCAGCTGACCCCGAGCATGTCGCTGATCGAACAGCTGCTGCGGGACAAGAACAACCTCTCCGGCGTGGCCCTGGCCAACGCCAAGGACCTGATCCGCCGCTTCGTCGACGAGGTCGCTGAAGTACTGCGCACCCAGGTGGAGAAGGCCACCGTGGGTGCCCTGGACCGCTCCGTCCCGCCCAAGCGGGTGTTCCGCAACCTCGACCTCGACCGCACGATCTGGAAGAACCTCACCAACTGGAGCCCGGAGGAGGAGCGGCTCTACGTCGACCGCCTCTACTACCGGCACACGGTCCGCAAGACGACACCCCAGCGGCTGATCGTCGTCGTTGACCAGTCGGGCTCGATGGTCGACTCGATGGTGAACTGCACCATCCTGGCGTCCATCTTCGCCGGGCTGCCGAAGGTGGACGTCCACCTGATCGCGTACGACACGCAGGCACTCGACCTCACGCCGTGGGTGCACGACCCCTTCGAGACCCTGTTGCGCACCAACCTCGGGGGCGGCACCGACGGCACGGTGGCCATGGCACTGGCCCAGCCGAAGATCGCCGAACCCCGCAACACCGTCGTGGTGTGGATCTCCGACTTCTACGAATGGCAGACCGAGCCACTGTTCGAGAGCATGGTCGCCATTCACCGCTCGGGAGCCAAGTTCATCCCGGTCGGCTCAGTCACCAGCTCCGGCCGCGGCAGCGTCAACCCGTGGTTCCGCGAGCGCTTCAAGGACCTCGGTACGCCGGTTCTCTCCGGCCACATCCGCAAGCTCGTCAACGAGCTCAAGACGTTCCTCGCTTAG
- a CDS encoding TNT domain-containing protein translates to MNRMRNVLAVLGITAGLIAAPAASASAKPEDRSPASSARHEPCTGEFRGDARLGPKWLPNNRLAPVGPLLKGYKRTGTLSPQAFLKKYWEGPADSGSWKYPPNDGFGEVNGQIDKEPTKLRPGQRLDRFGSEYGGYLAPAGDAYAERALPPQNLNTRDAVVACDYRVYKVAKPFWVWQGSIAPWFEQPGGGQQIKLDAVFLDPGQGQRLNVKWLLEHDYLMPAGA, encoded by the coding sequence ATGAACCGCATGCGCAACGTACTTGCCGTGCTCGGCATCACCGCCGGGCTCATCGCGGCTCCGGCCGCGAGCGCCTCGGCGAAGCCGGAGGACCGGTCGCCTGCGTCCTCGGCCCGCCACGAGCCCTGTACCGGTGAGTTCCGCGGCGATGCCAGGCTCGGCCCCAAGTGGCTTCCGAACAACCGGCTGGCCCCTGTGGGCCCGCTCCTCAAGGGATACAAGCGCACCGGAACCCTGTCTCCGCAGGCATTCCTGAAGAAGTACTGGGAAGGCCCCGCGGACTCCGGGAGCTGGAAGTACCCGCCCAACGACGGATTCGGTGAAGTCAACGGGCAGATCGACAAGGAGCCGACCAAGCTGCGCCCGGGCCAGCGTCTGGACCGCTTCGGTTCCGAGTACGGCGGCTACCTGGCACCCGCCGGTGATGCGTACGCGGAGCGGGCCCTGCCGCCGCAGAACCTCAACACCCGTGACGCAGTCGTCGCTTGTGACTACCGCGTCTACAAGGTGGCCAAGCCCTTCTGGGTGTGGCAGGGAAGTATCGCCCCGTGGTTCGAGCAGCCGGGAGGCGGTCAGCAGATCAAGCTGGACGCGGTCTTCCTCGATCCGGGCCAGGGGCAGCGGCTGAACGTCAAGTGGCTGCTGGAGCACGACTACCTCATGCCCGCCGGCGCCTAG
- a CDS encoding RNA polymerase sigma factor yields the protein MTDSPEKEARQSELDQAFTAFFVQHKDDFLRVAMTRLRNLQDADEALMDAAIQMHRKWIRIEAHSNPIALAYTILNAKITDFYRRRARHAEREIPVGTDSAAYSSAVTVDDILALRGYEPLDHALAELQMRAPKQADCVRLHYLSGMTFEEIAEYLNITRGAAKSNTHLGRKKLHDLMDLPETGKGDS from the coding sequence GTGACCGACTCACCCGAGAAGGAGGCACGTCAGTCCGAGCTCGACCAGGCCTTCACCGCGTTCTTCGTCCAGCACAAGGACGACTTCCTGCGAGTCGCGATGACACGTCTGCGCAATCTCCAGGACGCCGACGAAGCACTCATGGACGCGGCGATACAGATGCACCGCAAGTGGATCCGCATCGAGGCCCATTCGAACCCGATCGCTCTTGCCTACACCATCCTGAACGCGAAGATCACAGACTTCTACCGGCGCCGCGCCCGCCACGCCGAACGCGAGATCCCGGTCGGCACCGACTCCGCCGCCTACAGCAGTGCCGTCACCGTCGACGACATCCTCGCACTGCGCGGCTACGAACCCCTCGATCACGCTCTGGCGGAACTGCAGATGCGGGCGCCGAAACAGGCCGACTGCGTCAGGCTCCACTATCTCTCGGGGATGACCTTCGAGGAGATCGCCGAGTACCTCAACATCACGAGAGGCGCGGCAAAGAGCAACACCCACCTGGGCCGGAAGAAGCTGCACGATCTCATGGATCTCCCCGAAACGGGGAAAGGGGATTCCTGA